In Apis cerana isolate GH-2021 linkage group LG6, AcerK_1.0, whole genome shotgun sequence, the following are encoded in one genomic region:
- the LOC107999716 gene encoding transcriptional adapter 1-like, which translates to MTTSKELNLARKSLVASLGENAKIYFEKMKLWFQMKTTKEEFDCEARNIMTEDQVHLHNEFLLCLFNKVRGLAAATPTRKLDRDKAIKEKRLRLKRKYKTDKSNFEPADMYVEVLSQTSSPVGDEPIGANRSSAQELVLPDRTFVLARLMLAAWENNMDGAEENTAHIVIAATQIFLKNILTAIFTRRKGYAIRDSSFIYNIGEPVPSSWKRNSTHILKSSDYTATEIIDPYGQVPMIKPNIEEAEQATAFAYACSPQIIPPSLKPVNTADLQYTLKIYKNLVSNHTIYATNMERLFTYSTHPTWEDLEAKKLSCHQYIT; encoded by the exons atgacaacttcaaaagaattaaatttagctAGAAAGAGTCTTGTAGCCTCGCTTGGtgaaaatgcaaaaat ATACTTTGAAAAGATGAAACTTTGGTTTCAGATGAAg acaacgaaagaagaatttgATTGTGAAGCACGAAATATTATGACAGAAGATCAAGTTCATCTTCATAAtgaatttcttctttgtttatttaataaagttagAGGTTTAGCTGCTGCAACACCTACACGAAAATTAGATCGAGATAAagctataaaagaaaagagattaagattaaaacgtaaatataaaactgataaatcaaattttgag ccTGCAGATATGTATGTTGAAGTCTTAAGTCAAACTTCATCACCTGTTGGGGATGAGCCTATTGGAGCCAATCGTTCTAGTGCTCAAGAACTTGTTCTGCCAGATAGAACTTTTGTTTTAGCAAGATTAATGTTAGCAGCATGGGAAAATAATATGGATGGAGCAGAAGAAAATACTGCACATATAGTTATTGCAGCTAcacagatttttttaaaaaatatacttacagCAATATTTACAAGAAGAAAAGGATATGCTATTAGAGAtagttcatttatttataatattggagAACCAGTACCTAGTTCatggaaaagaaattctactcatatattaaaatcatcagATTATACTGCAACAGAAATAATAGATCCTTATGGTCAAGTTCCTATGATAAAACCAAATATTGAAGAAGCAGAACAAGCTACAGCTTTTGCTTATGCATGTTCTCCACAAATTATTCCACCTTCATTAAAACCTGTTAATACAGCTGATTTACAATATACATTAAag atctaTAAAAATCTTGTTAGCAATCATACTATATATGCAACTAATATGGAacgtttatttacatattctaCACATCCAACATGGGAAGACCTTGAAGCTAAGAAATTATCATGTCatcaatatataacataa
- the LOC107999715 gene encoding AP-3 complex subunit mu-1 isoform X1 — MIHSLFIINSSGDVFMEKHWKSAVARSLCDYFFDQQRRVLSPEDTPPVIATPHHYLISIYRCNMFFVAVCMTEVPPLFVIEFLHRVVDTFEDYFSECTETIIKENYVVVYELLDEMLDNGFPLATESNILKELIKPPNILRTIANTVTGKSNVSATLPSGQLSNVPWRRTGVKYTNNEAYFDVVEEVDAIIDRTGATVFAEIQGYIDCCIKLSGMPDLTLSFMNPRLFDDVSFHPCVRFKRWESERILSFIPPDGNFRLLSYHIGSQSIVAIPIYVRHNISLKELGGGRLDITVGPKQTIGRTVENVTLEIPMPKIVLNCTLTPNQGKYSFDPVSKILLWDIGRIDVSKLPNLRGSITVQNSASTMESNPAINVHFTINQLAVSGLKVNRLDMYGEKYKPFKGVKYITKAGKFQIRIFKVFPCWMCRICK; from the exons atgatacatagtctttttattattaattcatcagG agATGTTTTTATGGAAAAGCATTGGAAAAGTGCAGTGGCACGATCATTATGTGACTATTTTTTTGATCAACAAAGAAGAGTTTTATCTCCTGAAGATACACCACCTGTAATAGCTACACCTCATCATTATCTTATTAGTATATATCGTTGTAATATGTTTTTTGTTGCAGTATGTATGACAGaag TTCCACCATTAtttgtaatagaatttttacatAGAGTAGTAGATActtttgaagattattttaGTGAATGTACAgaaactattataaaagaaaattatgtgGTTGTCTATGAATTATTGGATGAAATGTTGGACAATGGCTTTCCATTAGCCACAGaatctaatattttgaaagaactTATTAAACCaccaaatatattaagaacTATTGCAAATACTGTTACAGGAAAATCTAA tgtTAGTGCAACATTACCAAGTGGACAATTATCTAATGTTCCATGGAGACGTACTGgtgttaaatatacaaataatgaaGCATACTTTGATGTTGTGGAAGAAGTTGATGCTATTATTGATAGAACTGGTGCAACTGTATTTGCAGAAATTCAAGGCTAT attgactgttgtataaaattaagtgGTATGCCAGATTTAACACTTTCCTTCATGAATCCTAGATTATTTGATGATGTTAGTTTTCATCCTTGTGTTAGATTCAAACGATGGGAG tcTGAACGaatactttcttttattccacCAGATGGTAATTTTCGTCTTCTTTCTTATCATATAGGATCACAAAGTATTGTGGCAATTCCAATATATGTAAGGCATAATATAAGCCTCAAAGAATTAGGAGGTGGCAGATTAGATATAACTGTTGGACCAAAACAAACCATTGGCAgaact GTAGAAAATGTAACATTAGAAATTCCTATGccaaaaatagttttaaattgtACACTGACTCCAAACCaaggaaaatattcatttgacCCTGTTAGCAAAATACTATTATGGGATATTGGAAGAATAGATGTTTCTAAACTACCTAATTTAAGAGGCTCg atcacTGTTCAAAATTCTGCCAGTACAATGGAATCTAATCCTGCCATTAAT gttcATTTTACAATCAACCAATTGGCAGTCTCTGGTTTAAAAGTTAATCGATTAGATATGtatggagaaaaatataaaccaTTCAAAggtgttaaatatattactaaagctggaaaatttcaaattagaat CTTCAAGGTCTTCCCATGTTGGATGTGtagaatatgtaaataa
- the LOC107999715 gene encoding AP-3 complex subunit mu-1 isoform X2, with amino-acid sequence MIHSLFIINSSGDVFMEKHWKSAVARSLCDYFFDQQRRVLSPEDTPPVIATPHHYLISIYRCNMFFVAVCMTEVPPLFVIEFLHRVVDTFEDYFSECTETIIKENYVVVYELLDEMLDNGFPLATESNILKELIKPPNILRTIANTVTGKSNVSATLPSGQLSNVPWRRTGVKYTNNEAYFDVVEEVDAIIDRTGATVFAEIQGYIDCCIKLSGMPDLTLSFMNPRLFDDVSFHPCVRFKRWESERILSFIPPDGNFRLLSYHIGSQSIVAIPIYVRHNISLKELGGGRLDITVGPKQTIGRTVENVTLEIPMPKIVLNCTLTPNQGKYSFDPVSKILLWDIGRIDVSKLPNLRGSITVQNSASTMESNPAINVHFTINQLAVSGLKVNRLDMYGEKYKPFKGVKYITKAGKFQIRM; translated from the exons atgatacatagtctttttattattaattcatcagG agATGTTTTTATGGAAAAGCATTGGAAAAGTGCAGTGGCACGATCATTATGTGACTATTTTTTTGATCAACAAAGAAGAGTTTTATCTCCTGAAGATACACCACCTGTAATAGCTACACCTCATCATTATCTTATTAGTATATATCGTTGTAATATGTTTTTTGTTGCAGTATGTATGACAGaag TTCCACCATTAtttgtaatagaatttttacatAGAGTAGTAGATActtttgaagattattttaGTGAATGTACAgaaactattataaaagaaaattatgtgGTTGTCTATGAATTATTGGATGAAATGTTGGACAATGGCTTTCCATTAGCCACAGaatctaatattttgaaagaactTATTAAACCaccaaatatattaagaacTATTGCAAATACTGTTACAGGAAAATCTAA tgtTAGTGCAACATTACCAAGTGGACAATTATCTAATGTTCCATGGAGACGTACTGgtgttaaatatacaaataatgaaGCATACTTTGATGTTGTGGAAGAAGTTGATGCTATTATTGATAGAACTGGTGCAACTGTATTTGCAGAAATTCAAGGCTAT attgactgttgtataaaattaagtgGTATGCCAGATTTAACACTTTCCTTCATGAATCCTAGATTATTTGATGATGTTAGTTTTCATCCTTGTGTTAGATTCAAACGATGGGAG tcTGAACGaatactttcttttattccacCAGATGGTAATTTTCGTCTTCTTTCTTATCATATAGGATCACAAAGTATTGTGGCAATTCCAATATATGTAAGGCATAATATAAGCCTCAAAGAATTAGGAGGTGGCAGATTAGATATAACTGTTGGACCAAAACAAACCATTGGCAgaact GTAGAAAATGTAACATTAGAAATTCCTATGccaaaaatagttttaaattgtACACTGACTCCAAACCaaggaaaatattcatttgacCCTGTTAGCAAAATACTATTATGGGATATTGGAAGAATAGATGTTTCTAAACTACCTAATTTAAGAGGCTCg atcacTGTTCAAAATTCTGCCAGTACAATGGAATCTAATCCTGCCATTAAT gttcATTTTACAATCAACCAATTGGCAGTCTCTGGTTTAAAAGTTAATCGATTAGATATGtatggagaaaaatataaaccaTTCAAAggtgttaaatatattactaaagctggaaaatttcaaattagaatgtaa
- the LOC107999631 gene encoding conserved oligomeric Golgi complex subunit 5 — translation MEEITKNWKDIENDDFFKQFFNDESKKNDINQILSVAQQINKLGQAIEILNTELQKQVLANHEDLLSQATWVEKLESVLSIMQLHVQSLLSAVERLRGKIIDPFNRIETQTVVLARLHETSDLLRRVARMQHLSKRLCSQMTNNMQGPDIIKAANSLHELEHLMMDTDLNGLDVIADDQQVVKSHRTTVQRIATHTLSQGLQTMDRTKVSTAVQVFQNLRIVNGAIDNVIDTALSEIEKIATESLDVTLTTNQDLGKRAAPGRAAIPSPGSSGNLRTRIWENLERFFQDTLYTHCLQIELLQRILLEHHTRGLDELSQKFWNSVNCLLSKVLIERTQGSSFVKQALEGEYPKFLRIFLDLRKRLKERSQSIGIYKINHDILLPFENAYLSRSVSRLLDPVHTMFSGEGLPTQDEIDSLIRTITNELSVSLVDDGLSTVVARNVGKAIRLFCLKCEQGLLVGGEASQVIDSPTTVQQTNVSLANLLYYLSSQITRVIANLSGLPSEGSSIISIALKEIDLLTKNILSPLLASINDAIESIILTMHDDAEFRDPSSPLGKEINCSLYMRELQGFILRSVNTFLIPYKNQTVVAECCKSVASRCIELFVRHACLLRPLTDFGKAKLIVDFSQIEVAVALLCRGGQLGSSEQQQYRTLRALKALLPLNADEIVQKVLEGEGDCGVPPSLVLLHLFSIAPSELESPHQSTGWSISRLSQWMDKHPNERDRLAFCSGSLERYQLTVRQQNLPTFHPLFPLMKKLVKLNEHQNL, via the exons atggaagaaattacaaagaattggaaagatatagaaaatgatg atttttttaaacaattttttaatgatgaatccaaaaagaatgatattaatcaaatactaTCAGTAGcacaacaaataaataaattaggacaag CTATTGAAATCTTAAACACAGAATTACAAAAGCAAGTATTAGCCAATCATGAAGATTTATTATCACAAGCAACTTGggtagaaaaattagaaagtgTGCTTTCAATAATGCAATTACATGTTCAG AGTCTTTTGTCAGCTGTAGAACGTTTACgcggaaaaattattgatcctTTCAATAGAATTGAGACTCAGACAGTTGTCTTAGCAAGACTTCATGAAACTTCTGATTTGTTACGAAGAGTAGCCAGAATGCAACATTTATCAAAACGTTTATGTTCTCAAATGACAAATAACATGCAAGGTCCAGATATTATAAAAGCTGCAAATAGTCTTCATGAACttg aacatTTGATGATGGATACAGATCTAAATGGATTAGATGTAATTGCTGATGATCAACAAGTTGTAAAATCTCATAGAACAACAGTACAGAGAATAGCAACTCATACTTTATCCCAAGGATTACAAACAATGGATAGAACTaaa GTTAGTACAGCTGTACAAGTATTTCAAAATCTGAGAATTGTAAATGGAGCTATAGATAATGTTATAGATACTGCCTTatctgaaattgaaaaaattgctaCAGAATCATTAGATGTAACTTTAACAACAAATCAAGATCTTGGAAAAAGAGCAGCACCTGGACGAGCTGCTATTCCTTCTCCAGGATCTTCTGGAAATTTACGTACTCGAATTTGGGAAAATcttgaaagattttttcaaGATACTCTTTACACACATTGTTtacaa attgaattattgcaaagaatattattagaacATCATACAAGAGGATTAGATGAATTATCACAAAAGTTTTGGAATAGTGTGAATTGTCTACTCTCAAAAGTATTAATTGAACGTACACAAG gatCATCATTTGTAAAACAAGCATTAGAAGGCGaatatccaaaatttttaagaatatttcttgatttaaGGAAACGTTTAAAAGAGCGATCACAGAGTATtggtatttacaaaattaa tcatgatatattattaccaTTTGAAAATGCATATTTATCTCGATCAGTATCACGTTTATTAGATCCAGTACACACTATGTTTTCTGGAGAAGGATTGCCAACACAAGATGAAATTGATAGTCTTATAAGAACAATAACAAA TGAATTAAGTGTGTCATTAGTTGATGATGGTCTTTCAACAGTAGTTGCTCGTAATGTAGGAAAAGCTATAAGATTGTTTTGCTTAAAATGTGAACAAGGATTACTCGTGGGTGGAGAAGCTAGTCAAGTAATCGATTCTCCAACCACTGTTCAGCAGACAAATGTATCTCTTGCAAACCTGCTTTATTATCTTTCTAGTCAAATAACTCGTGTAATAGCAAATTTATCTGGTCTCCCATCTGAAGGAAgttcaataatttctatagctcttaaagaaatagatttattaacaaaaaatatattatcgccATTATTGGCTTCTATTAATGATGCGAttgaaagtattattttaactatgCATGATGATGCAGAATTTCGAGA TCCAAGTAGCCCATTAGGCAAGGAAATTAATTGCTCGCTTTATATGCGTGAATTGCAAGGATTTATTTTACGTTCTGTAAATACATTTCTTATtccatataaaaatcaaacagTAGTTGCTGAAtg ttGTAAATCTGTTGCTTCGCGTTGTATTGAACTTTTTGTAAGACATGCTTGTTTATTAAGACCATTAACTGATTTTGGAAAAGCTAAACTCATTGTTGATTTTAGCCAg atagaaGTAGCTGTTGCTTTATTATGTAGAGGAGGACAATTGGGATCATCAGAACAACAACAATATAGAACATTGCGAGCATTAAAAGCATTGCTTCCACTTAATGCTGATGAAATTGTACAAAAGGTTttagaaggagaaggagattGTGGTGTACCTCCTTCTCTTgttcttttacatttattttctattgctCCATCTGAATTAGAATCTCCACATCag AGCACAGGTTGGTCTATAAGCCGTTTATCTCAGTGGATGGATAAGCATCCAAATGAAAGAGATCGATTAGCTTTTTGTAGTGGATCATTGGAACGTTATCAATTAACAGTTAGACAACAGAATCTTCCAACATTCCATCCATTATTtccattaatgaaaaaattagtcaaattaaatgaacatcaaaatttgtga
- the LOC107999714 gene encoding ankyrin repeat, SAM and basic leucine zipper domain-containing protein 1, whose protein sequence is MDIDEEQVIEYRIMNACTMGQLEIINEYLESYDINKFLYNGWTPLLYATSSAQLDVIKYLVNNKADVNKHKDGYTPLMALCSSNKGTIEQRIKCLTILIEAGANVNASNKQRQTPLMYACMSQELKFVIELIKYVKNINAYDNRKQTALMYATIANKPEIVKILIENRADITLTDFNDLTANDIASMKGYDKISSLLNFDEAETIPTYQISKMCNWKDMFPSLININNQTVDFDIFTILHGMGLEQYTYIFQGIKLTEFLTLTENDLYHLGMDIKVHRIQFMECLHKFHRKKWSIQSIGIINKSLPYTLYDGVISLGIVSKQIAIIGSSFQYIKNSLLKANNENIYLTKKQIFNYKQELKRTQKTLNSLKKELVQIKILSKKIQEKNNDIGMPAAYIGPKKYKINWFMFLSITLIIGVYVSKTICIQKLIHH, encoded by the exons atggatattGATGAGGAACAAGTTATTGAATATCGTATAATGAATGCATGTACAATGGgtcaattagaaattattaatgaatatcttgaat catatgatataaataaatttttatacaatggaTGGACTCCACTTTTGTATGCTACATCTAGTGCACAATtagatgttattaaatatcttgtaaacAATAAGGCTGATGTTAATAAACACAaag atggTTATACACCATTAATGGCATTATGCAGTTCTAATAAAGGAACAATAGAGCAacgtataaaatgtttaacaatattaattgaagCAGGTGCTAATGTAAATGCAAGCAATAAACAAAG acAAACACCTCTAATGTATGCTTGTATGTcacaagaattaaaatttgtaatagaattaattaaatatgtaaaaaatattaatgcataTGACAATAGAAAACAAACT gcaTTGATGTATGCAACAATAGCTAATAAACCAGAAAtagtcaaaatattaatagaaaatagagcGGATATCACATTAACTGACTTCAATGATTTAACTGCAAATGATATAGCTTCTATGAAAGGATATGATAAA ATATCATCATTACTAAACTTTGATGAAGCAGAAACGATACCTACTTATCAAATATCTAAAATGTGTAATTGGAAAGATATGTTTCCATCGttaattaacataaacaaTCAAACTGtagattttgatatatttacaattttacatgGAATGGGTTTAGaacaatatacttatatttttcaaggaATAAAACTTACAGAATTTTTAACGTTAACTGAAAacgatttatatcatttaggAATGGATATTAAAGTACATAGAATTCAATTTATGGAATGtcttcataaatttcatagGAAAAAATGGAGTATACAAAGTATTggtattatcaataaatcgtTACCTTATAC attatACGATGGTGTAATTTCATTAGGTATAGTATCTAAACAAATTGCTATTATTGGTTCTAGTTTTCAGTACATTAAAAACAGTTTGTTAAAagcaaataatgaaaatatatatttaactaaaaaacaaatatttaattacaagcAAGAACTTAAAAGGACTCAAAAAActcttaattctttaaaaaaagaacttgtacaaataaaaatactttctaaAAAG attcaagaaaaaaataatgatattggtATGCCAGCAGCATATATTGgtccaaaaaaatataaaataaattggttTATGTTTTTAagcattacattaattataggAGTTTATGTATCTAAAACAATTtgcattcaaaaattaatacatcattga